Genomic segment of Candidatus Omnitrophota bacterium:
TGCTCGAACAAAGACGTCATCGCGTAATGCGCCCCGACGCGCAAAAGGTCAACCACCGATGGGGCAACCATGGAACTGTAGATGACACCGCCGTTTTTCAGTTCCGGCGCATTGCTGGGTGCCTGCTCCAGGAGCCGCACGAACTCTCCTTCCACGTTGGTGGCGGCCGCTTCCTTGGCCAACTGGATGACCCGCGCGGCGTATTTGAGGATCTGCACCGTCTCAATGCCGGAGATCTCATTAAAAAACCACCCGCACGAGGTGTACATCAACAGGGCGTTGAACTGCATTTCCAGAAGTTTCAAAATGCGGATCTTTTCCTCTTCCGGCGGCACCCTGCCTAAATGTTCGCGCAAAAAACGATCCACGCATTCGGGACTCCGGTCGAGGACGGCATCGATATAGGCGTCACGCAAACCCCAAGGGTCGGATGTATACGCGGACATTTGCTGTTCATAAACGGGGGCCAGACGATCGCGCAGCCAGTCCAGGGCCTCCCGTAAAGGGGCGCGCCACCTCTGATGCCACCCGCTTTGGCCTCCCGTGGAACACCCGCAGTTGGAACGCCAGCGCTCAATGCCGTGGGGACAGCTCCAGGAACTGTTCTCCACGATCTGGACCTCATGGGTGACGGGGAATTTTTCCAGGAATTCACCATACACGGTCAATTGAGCCAGGGACCCCTGCTGGATGGAATGCAGGCAATAGGCCAGCGCCATGTCGCCGAACTTGTGGTGATGGCCGTAGGTTTCCCCGTCGGTGGCAATGTGCACCATCCGGGGGCCCGGGGCACGGGTGTCAGAGGCGCGGGTCAGCCGCCTGGCGAAATCCTCTCCATTATTGAGCAGTCCCTCAAAAGCGACGCCCCGGGCAATGGGGCCGTCATAAAAGAAAATATGGATGGTCCGCCCGGAAGGCAAACGGCACAAATACGCCACGCTCGGGTCCACGCTGTTTAACGCTACATCGCGCCAGAGCATGTCCTGGCCCGTGGATTTGACCCGTTTGGCCTGATGCGGGGCCAGAATGGTGAATTTTATCCCCTGCTCGGCCATGATGTCCAGGGTCTCCAGGTCAACGGCGGTCTCGGCCAGCCACATGCCCTCGGGTTTACGCTTGAAACGGTATTCAAAATCTTTGATGCCCCAGACCACCTGTGTCCGTTTGTCACGGCTGTTGGCCAAAGGCATGATGATGTGGTTGTACACCTGGGCCATGGCACTGCCGTGGCCGGAAAAATTCTTCTGGCTTAAAGCGTCAGCTTCCAGGATGTCCGCGTAGACCGCGGGGTCCTTGCGCTGCATCCAGGACAACAATGTGGGGCCGAAATTAAAACTGATCCTGGAATAATTATTGATGATATCGGAGATCTTATGCTTGTCGTCGAGAATGCGGGCGTGCGCGTTGCGCGCGTAGCATTCGACGGTGACCCGCTCGTTCCAGTCGTGGTAGGGGTAGGCGGAATCCTGGATCTCCACCTCTTGCAGCCACGGGTTTTCCCGCGGGGGCTGGTAAAAATGGCCGTGGATGCAGACAAAACGTTTCATTCGGCGCTCCTCAGGAACAGGATCCCCAACGGCGGGATGGTCAGAGAAAGAGAGAACGGCCGGCCGTGAAAAGGTTTGGGCCGGGCCTCTTTGGCGCCAAGGTTCCCCTGCCCGCTGCCGCCGTAAACAGACGCGTCGCTGTTAAGGACCTCGCGCCACACGCCGCTGGCCGGGACACCCACGTTGTAATCCTGCCAGGTCATGGGCGTGAAATTGCACACCGCCGCGATGACGCTTTTGCCGTCCGCGCTTTTGCGCAAAAAACTGATGACACCCTGTTGATAGTCATTCAGGTCTATCCATTCAAAACCGTCGGGGGTGAAATCGCGCTCAAAGAGCGCCGGCTCTTTGGTGTACAACGCGTTGAGGTCCTTGACCCAGCGCTGGACGCCCTGATGCGGGGCATGGTCCAGCAAATGCCAGTCCAGACTTTTCTCGTGCTTCCATTCATCCCGCTGGGCGATCTCGGCGCCCATAAATAATAATTTCTTGCCTGGATGGGCGAACATATAACCCAGCAATAAACGCAAACTGGCGAACTTTTGCCAATCATCACCGGGCATCTTGGAGACCAGGGCGCCCTTGCCGTGCACCATCTCATCGTGCGAAAGCGAAAGAAGGAAATTCTCGGTAAAAGCGTAATAAAA
This window contains:
- a CDS encoding DUF3536 domain-containing protein, whose amino-acid sequence is MKRFVCIHGHFYQPPRENPWLQEVEIQDSAYPYHDWNERVTVECYARNAHARILDDKHKISDIINNYSRISFNFGPTLLSWMQRKDPAVYADILEADALSQKNFSGHGSAMAQVYNHIIMPLANSRDKRTQVVWGIKDFEYRFKRKPEGMWLAETAVDLETLDIMAEQGIKFTILAPHQAKRVKSTGQDMLWRDVALNSVDPSVAYLCRLPSGRTIHIFFYDGPIARGVAFEGLLNNGEDFARRLTRASDTRAPGPRMVHIATDGETYGHHHKFGDMALAYCLHSIQQGSLAQLTVYGEFLEKFPVTHEVQIVENSSWSCPHGIERWRSNCGCSTGGQSGWHQRWRAPLREALDWLRDRLAPVYEQQMSAYTSDPWGLRDAYIDAVLDRSPECVDRFLREHLGRVPPEEEKIRILKLLEMQFNALLMYTSCGWFFNEISGIETVQILKYAARVIQLAKEAAATNVEGEFVRLLEQAPSNAPELKNGGVIYSSMVAPSVVDLLRVGAHYAMTSLFEQYPEQARMYAYTVKTGEYILKEAGRQRLAVGRGRVASEITGENADIQFAILHLGDHNFIGGVGYFKSGDYISMQRDLTEAFSESNIPEVIGLINRYFGSRNYSLWHLFKQEQQNILDQVLRSAMEDIETSFRHIYEQHYPLMQIKNEGRLPLPRMLITVVEFILNRDVCAVLEKDDVDIDRLKGLAEEMKRWAFKRDQANFGFLASQRLNSLMRRLNEHPHDILLMTKITAILEIFTGLSLDLDLWEAQNVYFEMAHTVYPDIAGPAFGGVADPQLHWVKIFEYLGDILQVRTPS